TCCTCTGGTAATAAAGGGAGTAAAGAAGAAGGAAGCCAGAGAAAAAGCCTCTGTATATTTTGAAGAATTCGGACTGGAAGGAACCCAGAATAAATACCCTAATCAGTTATCCGGAGGCATGAGGCAGAGAGCAGCGTTACTTCGTACCTATTTGTTTTCAGACCAGGTAGCCTTACTAGATGAACCTTTTAGTGCACTAGATACCATAACAAAAGGCAGCATGCATGAATGGTATCTAGGGGTAATGGAGCAAATCAGACTTTCGACACTATTCATTACACATGACATTGATGAAGCTATTCTGCTCTCTGACAGAATTTATATTATGACCGGACGACCCGGAAAAATAACAGAAGAACTTGAGATACAAGAGGCAAGGCCAAGAGGAAAAGAGTTCATTGTAAGCAGCCAATTTATTGAACATAAAAAAAGAATTTTAGAAATATTAAAAATCAACCAATAAAGTAACCGGCAGCAGTCAGGTTTCCGTCTGATAAGGATAGAAATCTGACTGCTAATTTTTTGAAATGCTTAAGAATATATTAAT
The nucleotide sequence above comes from Anaerocolumna cellulosilytica. Encoded proteins:
- a CDS encoding ABC transporter ATP-binding protein; translation: MEKLTAKGIHVSFDGNKIIEDISIELKKGEIVCLLGVSGAGKTTLFNVLSGLLIPESGKVELNGEDITGKAGKLSYMLQKDMLLPFKTILDNVSLPLVIKGVKKKEAREKASVYFEEFGLEGTQNKYPNQLSGGMRQRAALLRTYLFSDQVALLDEPFSALDTITKGSMHEWYLGVMEQIRLSTLFITHDIDEAILLSDRIYIMTGRPGKITEELEIQEARPRGKEFIVSSQFIEHKKRILEILKINQ